TTGCGACATCTACCGCCCCGCCGCCATCGACCAGCTTGAGACCCTTTGCCGTCAGGAGAACTTTCGCTGCTACACCGACCGCAACTCCAAAGACGTGCCTAAGATCGGCCGCGCCGGGATGGAGTGGGCCAAGGAACAGGACGCAAACCTGATCATTTTCGACACCGCCGGGCGGCTCCAGATCGACCACGACCTGATCGAGGAAGTCAAAAAGCTACGCGACAAGATCGTCCCCGACGAGGTGCTGCTCGTGGCCGACGCCGCGCTCGGTCAGGAGGCCGTCAACGTCGCCCAGCACTTCAACGACGCGGTCCACCTGACCGGCATCGTTCTGACCAAGCTCGACGGCGACGCCCGCGGGGGCGCGGCCCTCTCCATGAAGACCATCACTGGCGTGCCCATCAAGTTCATGGGTACGGGCGAGAAGATGGACGACTTTGAGATCTTCCACGCCGACCGCATGGCCCAGCGCATCCTCGGGATGGGCGATGTCGTCTCGCTGGTTGAAAAGGCACAGGAAAACATCGACGAGAAAGAAGCCCAGCGCCTGGCCGAGAAAATGCAGCGCGCGGAGTTCGACTTCGAGGACTTCCTCGCGCAGATGCGCCAGGTCAAAAAGATGGGCTCCATCGGTTCCCTGATGAAAATGATGCCCGGCATGAGCGGGATCGAAATCGGCGACGCCGAGGAGAACCGGCTCAAACAGACCGAGGCCATCATCCTGTCCATGACCGTGCAGGAGCGCCGCAAACCGATGATCCTCAACGCCAGCCGCCGCAAGCGTATCGCTGACGGCTCCGGCACCTCGGTGCGCGATGTCAACCAGCTCATCAAGCAGTTTGGCCAGATGCGCAAGATGATGAAAATGATGGGCGGTTCCAAGGGACGCAAGTTGATGAAAAAGTTCGGCGGTATGGGCGGCGGCAAAGGCGGCATGCCCGACCTCTCCGGCCTCGGAGGCGGAGGTAAGGGCCTGCCTCCCGGCCTTGGTCTGTAGGCGTCTGCCGGTTAGGATCTAGAATAACTCAAGTGAGCGCCCTCCATCCATAGCGGCAGCGCTCTGTGCCCCCTGTGTCCTCTGTGGTTAAATAAAAAAACAAGCCGGGAGCGAAAATAACGAGGCGTTTTCATTGCTTCGTTGCGTGGCGAGGGCGGGCGTGTTCTGCTTATGTCCACGCATGAAAAAATATCGTTGCTGGGCGGAAATCGACATGGGAGCGCTGGAGCGCAACCTCGGACGGATCAGGGCGGCACTGCCGCCACACATGCAGTATGTGGCCGTGGTCAAAGCCGACGCCTACGGGCACGGCATGCCCCGAATGGTCACCCGGTTGATGCAGAGCGGGGCCAGCATGTTTGCCGTGGCCAACGTCTACGAGGCCGCCGAGTTGCGCGAAATCGGACGCGGGTGGCCGATCCTCGTTCTCGGGCCTGTCCTGCCCGAAGAGGAGGACCACCTGGCCGAGTACGAGCTAACCGCCACCGTCTCCACTGCCGAGGAAGTCTCCCGTCTCAGTGCCGCCGGAGAGCGCGCCCGTACCCGGCTCCCCGTCCACATGGTCATCGACACCGGGATGGGCCGTCTCGGCGTGTGGCATGAGCAGGTGGTCGAGCTTTACCGGCAAATCATGGACTCGCCCCACCTGCGATTGGCCGGGATTTTTACCCATTTTGCCAGTGCCGATACCGACCCGGACTTCACCGGCTTGCAGAGCCGCCGCTTTCTGCAGGCGCTCAAGTCCCTCCCTGATCTCGATACGCGCCCGCTGCTCATCCACGCCCACAACAGCGCCGGTCTGGAAACGCTGAGCCCGGACTCGCCCTTCAACGCGGTCCGCGTCGGGCTGCTGCAATTCGGCTGCCTGCCCAGCCCGAACTCCATCCTCGCCTCCCTCAAGCCCGAACCGGTGCTGGGCTTTCACACCCGCATCGGCATCATCAAGCATCTGCCCGCCGGAACCGGGATCAGCTACGGGCAGACCTTCCACCTGCAGCGTGACTCCCGCCTCGGCGTCATCACCGCCGGTTACGGCGACGGCCTGCCGACCACCGCCAGCAACCGGGCTCAGGTCATCATTCAGGGGAAACGCTGCCCGGTATTGGGCCGGGTGACGATGGACCAGACCATTGTTGACCTGACCGACAACCCTGAGGCCGCCCCCGGCGACAAAGTCACGCTGATTGGGCGGCAGGGGGACGAATCCATCGATGTGCAGGAATTCAGCAACTGGGCCGACTGCGTCCCGTGGGAAGCCTTCTGCTCCATCACCAAACGGGTTCCCCGCCTCTACCGCACCTCGCGCGAGATTTGAGGGCCGTAAAAAAATCCTATCGCCACAAAAACACAAGAAGACACGAAAACGATCCAGGGGCTTATCCCTTTAAAAAAGCTCTGTGCCCTTTGTGCTCTCTGTGGTTAATAAATAACCTGCGTTATTTTCAGAAACCGCCGTCACCGGCACTCCCGATGGGGCTGGCCGTTGCCTTAACGGTTTCGTCACGCACTGCTTCGGGGAAACCGCGCAGGGCCATTTCCGCGGCGTAGGAGAAATCCGAAGTCGTGCTGGTCGAGGCTTGCACGCTCCAGCTCGACATCGAGCTCCACAGGACTTGACCGCTGCCACCGAGCACTTCCACCCCCAGACGGCCCATCATTTGGCTGCCGGACTGGTAAAGGGACTGCTCATAGCTGACCGGTTCGGAGTTCTTCAGGGCCGGGTTGCGCTGCTCGTAGAAGCTCCAGCCGGGCAGAATGGTCATATCGGCCGGTTCCGAAGTGGGAACTTCCCGGTAGCCGAGGGCTTCGAGCCGGCGGGCCACCATCTCCTGAGTCAGCACGACTGCATCCTGCTGGTTGCGTGAACCGAAGTGGCTGAGCGAGCCGCTGACATCCCCCATGTGGAAGGTTTCCATTGAGGCGATTACTCCGGCGTTCTCGGAGGTGTTGACAGTATCGCAGCCGTTGAAGGCGAAAACAGCGATCAAGGCGGCAGTCAGGGAAAGGAACGAAGAGCGGATGGGGTTGCGCATAAGAATTATTTACGTTTTGCGTTTGTGAGATTTGTGGTTAAAATAACAGGACGACTATTGGAACTAAATCTGACGACTGAGGTTAATACTAACTAGCGGTGACTACGAGCATAAAAAACCTCACGCCGCGCCAGGCTTGGCAGGCATTGCCTCCCGACGAGTGGGGCGAAGACGAAACGCGGCATTTGCTGCGGCGGGCCGGTTTTTCTTCCACGACCGACGAGGTCGAGCGGGTGCGCAAGCAGGGGCTCAAGGCTACCCTGGACCAGTGGTTCGGCCAGTTCTCCCCCATGCCCCGCCCCGAGGACACCCGCCTCTACACGGAACAAAACCCGGCCATGTCGGCCATGATCCGTGAAACCAAAGACGAGGAAGAAAAGCGCAAACTCAGACGCGAACAGCGTCAGCAGCGCACCGCCGCCTACCAGGATTTCGGCATGCGCTGGCTCCAGTTCGCCCGCGAGCCCGCCCACTCGGTGCAGGAGAAGTACGTTCTTTTCCTGCAGGATATTTTCGTGGTGGACCGGCAGAGCATTCAGGAATCCGACCGGCTCTATAACCATCAGGCGCTCCTGCGCTCCAAGGGGCTCGGCCCCTACCCCGACCTGGCCAAGGCGGTCAGCCGCTCGCCGGCCATGATCAAGTACCTCAATCTCGACCGCAGCACCAAGGGCGCTCCGAACGAGAACTTCGCCCGCGAGCTGTTCGAGCTGTTCACACTGGGCGAGGGCAACTACAGCGAGCAGGACATCAAGCAGGCCGCCCGCGCCTTCACCGGCTACCGGATTGACAAGGAGGGTTTCAAGTTCGTCGAGAAGTACCACGACAACGGCGAAAAGACCGTCTTTGGCCAGACCGGCAATTTTTCCGGCGACGAGGTCATCGACCTGGTGTACACCCAACCGGCAGCCCGTACCTTCGTTCCGCGCGAGATGGTGAAGTTCTACCTCAGTGAGGCATCCCTTCCGGAACCGTTCGTCAATGAGCTGGGCCAGTCCTGGGCCGCTCGAAAATTCGACATGAGCTTCCTGCTCAAGACCTTCTTTGCCAGCCGGATCTTTTACGCCCCCGAGTACCGGATGAACCTGATCAAAAGCCCCATACAGTATTACCTGGGCATGTATCAGGACAACGGGCTGGACATCCCCCCGCTGATTAACCGTACCCTCAGCCCCCTCCGCGCCATGGGGCAGGAGTTCTTCAACCCTCCCAACGTCCGCGGTTGGGTAGGAGGCCGCCACTGGATCAACGCCACCACTCTGGAGGCCCGCCGTCAACTTGCGCAGACGATTTTCTGGGGCATAAACGAGGACCAGCTCAATGCTGATGCGCTGGCCGACCTCAACGAGTTCCGTGCCGCCGGATACAAGAACTTCCATCTCTCTGGCGCGGACATGAAGTACCTTTACGACAAGACTCCGAGCTACGTTGCCAATCACCTGTGCCAGACCTACCTGCCACAGATGCCGAGCGAGAAATTCCGGCTGTACCTCGAAGACCACCTGGCCAAAAACGCCGGGGGCAAGTACAAGTGCGTCCGCGAAGTCATCCAGGCCATCCTCCAGTCCCCCCAGTATCAACTCTGTTAAAGGTCCGCCATGAACGATCCCTGCCCCCGCCTGCCGCTGACCCGTCGCGAATTCCTGCGCTCCTCCGCCAGCGGACTGGGGCTGCTCGCCTTCAGCGGCTTCGTCCCGGCCTTTCTGACCCGCGCCGCCGCCGCCCAGGTGCCCGCCGCCGAGCGCGACCGCAGCATCCTCGTGCTCGTCCAGCTCGCCGGCGGTAACGACGGGCTGAACACCGTCATCCCCTTTGCCGACGACCATTATTACAACCTGCGGCCCAAGCTCGGTATCCCGGCCAACAAGGTTATCCGTCTCGACGACCTGACCGGCCTGCACCCGGCGATGGGTAAGATGAGCGAGCTGTGGAAGGACGGCAAACTCTCCATCGTCCAGAACGTCGGCTATCCTAACCCGAACCGCAGCCACTTCCGCTCGACCGAAATCTGGGAAACGGCGGTGGACAGCGACCAGACCACCCAGACCGGCTGGATCGGACGCTACTTCGACGCCGAGTGCTCAGGTAAGCCCAGTTCCTCCGAGCCCAACGCCGTCCACATAGGCGACGAGATGCCGCAGTCCTGCCAGTCCTCCGTCCCGCACAATATTTTCGGCATGCCCGCCAACGGCTCCGTCGGCAAGGCCGCCGACCGCGAGATCGACCTGCTCGAAGACGTCATCGAGGCATCCTCCAACTCCGGCAACGCCGGCTACCTCCAGCACACCCTGATGGACACCATCGTGACGCAGCGCCAGGTCAACGACGTGCTGGGTAAATACAAGCCCCTCGCCAAGTACCCCGGCAGCAGCCTCGGCCAGTCGCTCCAGCGCGTGGCCGCGCTCATTGCCGCCGGGCTGGAGACCCGCGTTTACTTCGTGCGCCAGGGCAGCTACGATACCCACGCCAACCAGTCCGGACGCCACCAGCAGCTCCTCGGCGACCTCTCCGCTGCGCTGGCGGCATTCCAGTTCGACCTGGAGCGGCACAAGTTGCAGGACCAGGTCCTGACCATGACTTTTTCCGAGTTCGGACGCCGCCCGAGTGAAAATGCCAGCATCGGGACCGATCACGGGACCGCCGCGCCGCTCTTTGTCATGGGCGCGGGCGTCAAAAACCCCCTCGTCGGCACCCGACCCGATCTCAACGTGAAGAAGAATCAGGACCTCACCTACACGACCGACTTCCGGCAGGTCTATTCCACGGTGTTGAAAAACTGGATGCAGGCCGACCCGTCCAAGGTGATCGAACGCCCCTTCAAGTCGATGAATTTCGTTTGAGCCTGCCCGCCGTTTCGGCCAGTTTTCCGGTATGCTCCTCAAACTCACCCGCCGCGAAGCCGCCGCCCTCAGTGTGCTCGTCCTGCTGCTCGGCCTCGGCCTGGTGGCCGCGCTTGTGTTTTAAAGCGGTCGGAAATAAAGCCTCCTCGCAATGCGACGACGGCACGACTTTGCTTTGCGGATTGACCGGTTCTTTTTTTTAAAACCGCAAAGGCACAAAGTCGCAAAGGACTGGAAGCATCGCCTTCCTTACTTTCCGGCCTTCCTGTTAAATCTCCTAAATGTCAAACTGGGTGAGGAATGAGATAGGCCCATCGAACCCTGAGTGTACTCGATGGGGCAATGCCGCCAGAGTTCCGTGATCATTTCTGTAGACCTTCGGCGACGCTTGCCAAGCGGACAGTTTCCACCATGCTTATGGGCTATGCTCACCCGCTCCCTTTTCGCCCTGCTGGCCTCCGCTTGCGCCCTCGCACCGCTTCACGCCCAGACCGACGCCACCGCGCAGGAAAACAGCGCCCTTGTGTCCTCCCCGGTGACTCAGGACGAGTCTCCCGCCGAGCGGACGGCCCGACTCAACGCCGTGCTCGACCGCTACCAGGGCCGTTGGGTGGGCACGATTGAAATCCGCAGCCTGACCCGCGTCATCCAGACCATCCAGATTGAGCAACAATACTGGTGGGACGAGATCGACGGTATCAAAGTGCTCAAGGGCCAGGCCGTGCTCGCCTCGATGGGCACACTCTCCGCTTCCGAATCTCGTACCTATATTGAGGCTGGAAACATTTATTCGGAAACCGACCAGGAGGGACGCCAGCACTTCTTTATCGGCAAAGTCAGCGACGACGGGCGCAAAATCAGTTGGCTCCCGGCAGACGACGCCGACCCGCTCGCGCGCAAAGTGACCGACACGTTTTCGGACGGCCCGGAAGGCCCCGTCCTCACGGTTGAGGGCTACGAGGAAGTCCCGGTCGGCGACAACCGTGCCCTGCTCACCATGCGCGGCGAACTCAAGCGCGCCGGCGATATGAGCCACGGCCCCCTGGCCATGCCTCAGCGCTAGGCTGTGTGGGCGACGTGAGATAATCTGAAGACACGGCCTAAAGATTAAAGAACGCCTCGGTGTTGGCCGTAGCGATAGCGGCGAGTTCCTCCGGCGACACGCCCAATTCCCCGGCGATGAACGCCGCCGTATCGCGCACCATAAAGGGTTCGCAGGGTTTTCCTCGATGAGGCACCGGCGCCAGGTAGGGCGCGTCCGTCTCCACCATCAGTCGGTCCAGCCCCTGCCCGCGGCACGCTTCGCGCACCTCGGGAGCATTCTTGTAAGTGACGATCCCGGTAAAGGAGCCGCGCCCGCCGCGCTCGTTGAGCATCCGCATCGGCCCGGCCCCGTCCACAAAGCAGTGAAAAACCACGCGCTCCCACGGAAAGCCGCACTCGTCGATCACGGCGAGGCTGGCCTCGAAGGCATGGCGCGAGTGGACAACCACCGGCATGTCCAGCTCCTTCGCCAACTGGAGCTGCCGCCGGAAAGCCTTGTCCTGCCAGACCATGACGGCGGCGGCCTCCTCGGCATTGCCGGGCAGGCGGAAGCGGTCCAGCCCGATCTCGCCTACCGCCACCGGGCGGGGGCCATTTTTCCAGTACTGCGGGAGCATTTCGACCTGCTCCTCCCAATCCGCGCCCACATCGGAGGGATGCAGCCCGGCGGCCCAGTAAATCCGGCCGGGGTGCTCCGCCGCCAATTGCTGGTAGAGCGGCCAGTCGTCCTTGCCGGT
This DNA window, taken from Ruficoccus amylovorans, encodes the following:
- a CDS encoding DUF1800 family protein; this translates as MTTSIKNLTPRQAWQALPPDEWGEDETRHLLRRAGFSSTTDEVERVRKQGLKATLDQWFGQFSPMPRPEDTRLYTEQNPAMSAMIRETKDEEEKRKLRREQRQQRTAAYQDFGMRWLQFAREPAHSVQEKYVLFLQDIFVVDRQSIQESDRLYNHQALLRSKGLGPYPDLAKAVSRSPAMIKYLNLDRSTKGAPNENFARELFELFTLGEGNYSEQDIKQAARAFTGYRIDKEGFKFVEKYHDNGEKTVFGQTGNFSGDEVIDLVYTQPAARTFVPREMVKFYLSEASLPEPFVNELGQSWAARKFDMSFLLKTFFASRIFYAPEYRMNLIKSPIQYYLGMYQDNGLDIPPLINRTLSPLRAMGQEFFNPPNVRGWVGGRHWINATTLEARRQLAQTIFWGINEDQLNADALADLNEFRAAGYKNFHLSGADMKYLYDKTPSYVANHLCQTYLPQMPSEKFRLYLEDHLAKNAGGKYKCVREVIQAILQSPQYQLC
- the ffh gene encoding signal recognition particle protein, coding for MLENLTDRMSKALRNLRGIGKLTEENMAEALKEVRTALLSADVHFKVARQFVEDVKAAAMGQEVLASVTPGQQIVKIINDELVKLLGEGAGQLLDKKPLRIMLVGLHGSGKTTTSAKLAKRLAKEGYRPALVGCDIYRPAAIDQLETLCRQENFRCYTDRNSKDVPKIGRAGMEWAKEQDANLIIFDTAGRLQIDHDLIEEVKKLRDKIVPDEVLLVADAALGQEAVNVAQHFNDAVHLTGIVLTKLDGDARGGAALSMKTITGVPIKFMGTGEKMDDFEIFHADRMAQRILGMGDVVSLVEKAQENIDEKEAQRLAEKMQRAEFDFEDFLAQMRQVKKMGSIGSLMKMMPGMSGIEIGDAEENRLKQTEAIILSMTVQERRKPMILNASRRKRIADGSGTSVRDVNQLIKQFGQMRKMMKMMGGSKGRKLMKKFGGMGGGKGGMPDLSGLGGGGKGLPPGLGL
- a CDS encoding DUF1501 domain-containing protein, whose product is MNDPCPRLPLTRREFLRSSASGLGLLAFSGFVPAFLTRAAAAQVPAAERDRSILVLVQLAGGNDGLNTVIPFADDHYYNLRPKLGIPANKVIRLDDLTGLHPAMGKMSELWKDGKLSIVQNVGYPNPNRSHFRSTEIWETAVDSDQTTQTGWIGRYFDAECSGKPSSSEPNAVHIGDEMPQSCQSSVPHNIFGMPANGSVGKAADREIDLLEDVIEASSNSGNAGYLQHTLMDTIVTQRQVNDVLGKYKPLAKYPGSSLGQSLQRVAALIAAGLETRVYFVRQGSYDTHANQSGRHQQLLGDLSAALAAFQFDLERHKLQDQVLTMTFSEFGRRPSENASIGTDHGTAAPLFVMGAGVKNPLVGTRPDLNVKKNQDLTYTTDFRQVYSTVLKNWMQADPSKVIERPFKSMNFV
- a CDS encoding TatD family hydrolase codes for the protein MELIDSHCHLERFYRQGELDAVLARAAEAGVGRLIAIGTGKDDWPLYQQLAAEHPGRIYWAAGLHPSDVGADWEEQVEMLPQYWKNGPRPVAVGEIGLDRFRLPGNAEEAAAVMVWQDKAFRRQLQLAKELDMPVVVHSRHAFEASLAVIDECGFPWERVVFHCFVDGAGPMRMLNERGGRGSFTGIVTYKNAPEVREACRGQGLDRLMVETDAPYLAPVPHRGKPCEPFMVRDTAAFIAGELGVSPEELAAIATANTEAFFNL
- the alr gene encoding alanine racemase, translated to MKKYRCWAEIDMGALERNLGRIRAALPPHMQYVAVVKADAYGHGMPRMVTRLMQSGASMFAVANVYEAAELREIGRGWPILVLGPVLPEEEDHLAEYELTATVSTAEEVSRLSAAGERARTRLPVHMVIDTGMGRLGVWHEQVVELYRQIMDSPHLRLAGIFTHFASADTDPDFTGLQSRRFLQALKSLPDLDTRPLLIHAHNSAGLETLSPDSPFNAVRVGLLQFGCLPSPNSILASLKPEPVLGFHTRIGIIKHLPAGTGISYGQTFHLQRDSRLGVITAGYGDGLPTTASNRAQVIIQGKRCPVLGRVTMDQTIVDLTDNPEAAPGDKVTLIGRQGDESIDVQEFSNWADCVPWEAFCSITKRVPRLYRTSREI